DNA sequence from the Thauera sedimentorum genome:
TGCGCAGGTCTTCGAGTGCCTCACGGATGCGGTCTCCGTCGGTGCTGCCTGCCTGCTCGATGGCGGCGGCGAGGAGCAAGGCCGAATCATACCCCTGCGCGGCGGCCGGTGGCACCGGAATGCGTTCCGTTCCCGTTTTCTCCTTCCAGGCGGCGAGAAAGCTCGCGCGCCGTTCGGTGGTGGGTTCCTGGATGAAGGTCTGCGGCATGCGCGCGCCTTCGGCGTTGGGCCCGGCGTTGTCGATGAAGTTGGACATGGCCAGCGTCCAGCTGCCGATCAGCGGCGCCTTCCAGCCCATGCGCGCCATGCCGTTGGCGATCTGCGCAAGCTCCGGGCCGATGCCGTAGGTGAGGATGGCCTGGGCGCCGGCCGCGCGTGCGCGGCGCAAGGGGGTGAGCATGTCGGCCTGGCGCAGCTGGAAGCGCTCCACCGCCACCGGATGGATGTCGCGCTCGACCAGCGCACGCTCCAGGTCCTCGCGGCCGAGCTGGCCGTAGTTGGTGGCGTCGTGGAAGATGGCCACGCGGCGCAGGCCGCGGCGCTCCACCGCTTCCTCGACGATCATCGCCGCCTGCAGGGTGTCGTTGGCCGATACGCGGAAGACGAAGTTCTCCGGGTGCTGGGGCGGCAGGAACTGCTTGGTGATCAGCGAGCCGGTGGCCACCGAGGTGATCACCGGGATGCGTGCCTGCTGGTAGAAGCGCTGGCTGGCGAGCGCCACGCCGGTGTTGACGATGCCCAGGCCGGCCACCACGCCTTCCTTGATCAGCTCCTGCACCACCTGGGCACCACGCTCGTTGCGCGCCTCGTCGTCACGTTCGACGAGCTCGATCGGACGGCCGAGCACGCCGCCGCCGGCGTTGATCTCGGCTGCGGCGATGCGGATGCCTTCGCGCATCGAGATCCCCATCGGGCTGGAGCCGCCGGTGAACGGTCCGGATACGCCGATGCGGACAGGCTCCACCGCCACGGCCTGCGCCGATGCCAGCACCAGTGCCGCCAGCAGCGGCCCGCAGGCACGGCGCAGCAGTCGAAGCGGAGCTCTTGGGAACATGGCCGGACTGTAAGCCGGCCGGTCGCGGGGCTGAATTGGCGAAAACCCCAAGCGCCTGCCGCGACCCTGTCCGCGGTAAGGGAAAGACCGAATGTCGGCCCGCGCGCAGCGCGGCAAGAATGGCGCACTGAATGCCACCGGCACGGACCACCCGCCGCCTGTGCGCACCGCAAACCGCGACCGACCCTTCATTCCATGTCCGATTCCGCCGACCGCGGTCAATTTGCTCCCACCCGCTGGTACTGGACCGCGCCCTATGTGGCGGTGGTGCTGTTCGCCGTCGCCATGCTCGCGCTGGTGTGGCTGCTGCAGGAGCGCGAGGTGGCCGCGCAGCGCAGCGCGGTGGCGCGCGACGTGCAATGGGCCGAGCAGACCCTGCGCCTGCACATGCAGGGCACCGAGGAATTCCTCGGCCAGCTCGCGCGCGACCTCGCCGCCGGGGCGCTCGATCCGGACGCCTTCCAGCTGCGCGCCAACCAGCACATCGCCAACAACAGCGAACTGGTGAACGTGGTGTGGGTGGGCACCGACGAACTGGTGCGCTGGTCGGCGCCCTTCGATACCACGGAATGGCTGGCCGGCGACGCGCTCTCCGGGCCGCAGCTGGAACCCTACGAGCGGGCCCGCGACCAGGGTGGGCCGAGCTACGGCCTTCCCTATGTCAATCCGCGCAGCAATGCGGTGATCGAGGTCTATGTGCCGGTGCGTCGCGGTCGCGAGTTCCTCGGCGCCATTGCCGCCGTCTACTCCATCGAGCGCATGGCGCGCCACATGGTCCCCGGCTGGTTTGCCGAGAAGTACCGCCTGGCGCTGGTCAGCCCGCAGGGCGAGACGCTGGCGGTGAGCTCCGGGGTGAACGAACTGGACGAGAGCGTGTCCTTCGAGATTCCGCTCGATCCGCCGGGCGGCGGCCTGCGTCTGCGCGCCACCGCCTTCCGCACCGCGGGCCACCTGCCGCAGGCGCTGCCGACCATGATCATCATCGGCCTGTCGGTGTTCGTGCTTTGGAGCCTGTGGCTGCTGCGCACCCATGTGCTGCGCCGGGTGCAGGTCGAGCGCGAGCGCGACCGCCTGTTCAATCTCTCGCTCGACATGCTCTGCGTGGTCGGCCTCGACGGGCGCTTCCGGCGCTGCAATCCGGCCTTCGAGCGCGTCCTGGGCTACCCGCCGGACGAACTGGCCGGCCGTGCGCTGCTCGACCTGGTGCACGCCGAGGACGCCGCCACCACGCTGGACCACCTGCGCCTGCTCGAAGGCGGCGAGGCGGTGAGCTTCGAGAACCGCTGCCGCTGCAAGGACGGGCGCTACAAGTGGCTGGTGTGGAGCATCAACCCGGTGCGCGAGGAGAAGCTGGTGTACGCGGTGGCGCACGACATTACCGGACGCAAGGCGGCCGAGGAGGCGCTGCGCGCCGAGTCCGCCTTCCGCAAGGCGATGGAGGAGTCGGTGCTCACCGGCCTGCGCGCCATCGACCTGTCCGGGCGGATCATCTATGTGAACTCGGCCTTCTGCCGCATGGTGGGCTTTTCGCAGGACGAGCTGGTCGGCGCCGAGGCGCCTTTCCCCTACTGGCCGGCCGAGGACGTCGACACCTGCCAGCGCAACCTGGAGCTGACCCTGGCCGGCCAGGCGCCCTCGGGCGGCTTCGAGATGCGCATCAGGCGCAAGAACGGCGAGCGCCTGGACGCGCGCTTCTACCTGTCGCCGCTGATCGACCTGACCGGCAAGCAGACCGGCTGGATGGCCTCGGTCACCGACATCACCGAACCGAAGCGGGTGCGAGCCGCGCTGGAAGCGGCGCACGAGCGCTTCGAGGCGGTGCTCGACGGCCTGGATGCGGCGGTGTTCGTGGCCGATGCGCGCACCGACGAGATCCTCTTCGCCAACCGCGCGTTCAAGAACATCCACGGCTTCGACGCGGTAGGCCGCACGGTGCGCGGCGTGGCGGTGCCCCAGCCCGAGCGCGGCGACTACCGGGTGGACCCGCGCGGCCTGGCCCTGGTCGACCTGCCGCGCGAGCTGTTCGACGGCGAACTGCAGCACCCGCTCTCGGGGCGCTGGTATCACGTGCGCGAGCAGGCCACGCGCTGGGTGGACGGCCGGGTGGTGCGCATGGGCATCGCCACCGACATCACCGACCGCAAGCAGACCGCCGAGGTCTCGCGCCAGCAGGAAGAGCGCCTGCAGCGCACCGGCCGCCTGATCACCATGGGCGAGATGGCCTCCACGCTGGCGCATGAACTCAACCAGCCGCTGTCGGCCATCGCCAACTACTGCATGGGCTGCGTGACCCGCATGCAGTCGGGCAACTGGAAGCAGGAGGACCTGCTGGCGGCGATGCAGAAGGCCAGTTTCCAGGCCGAGCGCGCCGGCAAGATCATCCGTCGGGTGCGCGAGTTCGTGAAGAAGAGCGAGCCGCGGCGCAGCGCGGTGCCGATCGGCGAGGTCCTCGACGACGCCATCGGCTTTGCCGAGATTGACGCCCGGCGCATGGGCGTGCGGGTAGAGGAGGAGGTGCCCGAAGGCCTGCCTGCGGTGTATGCGGACCGCATCATGATCGAGCAGGTGGTGCTCAATCTGGTGAAGAACGGACTGGACGCCATGCACGACAACCCGCCGGAAGACCGGCTGCTGCGGGTGCGCGCGCGCGCGCTCGGGCCGCTCAGTGTGGAGGTGGCGGTGATCGACCGCGGGCACGGCATCGGCGAGGAAGAGCGCAAGCGCCTGTTCACCCCCTTCTACACCACCAAGGCCGAGGGCATGGGCATGGGTCTGAACATCTGCCGCTCCATCATCGAGTTCCACGATGGCAGGCTGACGGTTGAATCCAACCCGGAAGGCGGTACCATCTTCTCCTTCACATTGCCCACGGAGGCTGCGAGTGAGCGTCTTGCCCGCCGAGCCTGACCAGACCATCTACATCATCGACGACGACGAGGCCCTGCGCGACTCGCTCGTCTGGCTGCTGGAGTCCAGCGGCTACCAGGTGCTGGCCCACGAATCCGCCGAAGCCTTCCTCGCCGTCTACAACGAACACCTCACCGGCTGCCTGGTGCTGGACGTGCGCATGCCCGGCATGAGCGGGCTGGAACTGTTCGAGGAACTCGGCCGCCGGCGCTGCACCTTGCCGGTGATCTTCATCACCGGTCACGGCGACGTGCCGATGGCGGTGTCCGCGCTCAAGAAGGGCGCGGTGGACTTCATCGAAAAGCCCTTCTCCGACCGCGACATGCTCGGCCTGATCGAGCAGTGCCTGGCCACCGAGCGCGAGAACCGCTCCAAGCGCCGCCAGGAGGCCGACACCGCACGCCGCCTGGAGCAGCTCACCCAGCGCGAACGCGAGGTGCTGGACCTGATCATCGTCGGCAAGCTCAACAAGCAGATCGCCGACGTGCTCGGCATCAGCATCAAGACCGTCGAGGTGCACCGCGCCCGGGTCATGGAGAAGATGGGCGCGCATTCGCTGGCCGAACTGGTCCAGCACGTGGTCAGCGCCGAGCCCGCTCCGCCGCGCTGAGCACGCAGGCCGCGGCCGCGCGGACCGCGCCCTTTCATCCGCCCGCCGCCCGCAGCGCCACTGCCGGCGGCGTTTTTCCTGGCGGTAACGGCGTTCCGCATCGTGGTACGCCGTTCTTGTGGTGTAATCGGCAACGATGACCTCGATCAACGCTTTCCTCCTGCTAGGTGGTGTGCTGCTGTTCGTCAGCGTGCTGGCCAGCACGCTCTCCGCACGCCTCGGTTTGCCGCTGCTGCTGCTGTTCCTGTTTGTCGGCATGCTGGCCGGCGAGGATGGCATCGGCGGCATCGCCTTCCACGATTTCTCCACCGCCATGCTGGTCGGCCAGCTTGCGCTGGCGGTCATCCTGCTCGACGGCGGCCTGCGCACCCGCATCGAAACCTTCCGGGTGGCGCTGTGGCCGGCCGCGGTGCTCGCCACCTGGGGGGTGATCGGCACCGCCTTGCTGCTTGGGCTGTTCGCCACCTGGCTGCTGGATGTGCACTGGAGCCTGGCCCTGCTGCTCGCCGCCATCGTCGGCTCCACCGATGCCGCGGCGGTGTTCTCGCTGTTGCGCAACAGCGGCGTGCGGCTCAACGACCGGGTCAAGGCCACGCTGGAGATCGAGTCCGGCGCCAACGATCCGATGGCCATCCTGCTGGTCACCGTCATGGTGGAAGTGTTGCTGCAGCCCGAAGCGGCCAGCGGCTGGCGCTTCGCCTTCCTGCTGGTCACGCAGATGGGGCTGGGGGCGCTCGCCGGGGTGGCCGGCGGCTGGGTGCTGGCGCGGCTGCTCGCCCGCCTGCGGCTGGCCGAAGGTCTGTATGCGCTGCTCATCGTCTCCGGCGGCCTGATGATCTTCTCCGCCACCAACGCCATCAACGGCAGCGGCTTCCTGGCCATCTACCTTGCCGGCCTGGTGGTCGGCAACAAGCGCTGCCACGCCACCGAGCATGTGCTGCGGGTGATGGACGGCCTGGCCTGGCTGGCCCAGGCGGGGATGTTCCTGATCCTCGGCCTGCTGGTGACCCCTTCGCACCTGCTGGATAACGCCGGCTACGCGCTGGGCATGGCCCTGTTCCTGATGCTGGTCGCCCGCCCGCTGGCGGTGTGGTCGGGCCTGCTGCCCTTCCACTTCGCGCGCAACGAGGTGGCCTATATCTCCTGGGTGGGCCTGCGCGGCGCGGTGCCCATCGTGCTGGCCATCTACCCGGTGATGATGGGGGTGCCCAACTCCATCCTGCTGTTCGACGTGGCCTTCGCGGTGGTGCTGGTGTCGCTGCTGGTGCAGGGGGCTACGGTGCCGATGGCCGCCCGGCTGTTCCGCGTGGTGGTGCCGCCGCGCGACGAGCCGGTGGACCGCCTCGAAGTGTGGGTGGGCGAGACCGCAGCGCTGGACCTGCTGGAATACCGCGTGGCCGCCGGCTCGCGCGCGGAGGGGCGGCATCCCGACGATCTGCTGGACGAGGAAGGCAGCGACGCAGTGCGCTGCGTGGCCGTGGTGCGGCGCGGCAACCTCCTGCGTACCACCTCCGGCACGCGGCTCGCGCAGGGCGATTCGGTGTGGCTGGCCGCGCCCGACGAACTGGCCGAGCGCCTTGCCAAGGCCTTCGCTGCCGGCGGCGCGGGCAACGAACTGACCGCGCACGCCGGCTTCTTCGGCGAGTTCGTGGTCGATCCGCACTGCCCGGCGGGGGAGTTGGCCGCGGCCTACGGCTTCGAGTTGCAGGAGGACGAGGTCGAACTGCCGCTGGCCGTGATGTTCCGCCGCCGCCTGGCCCGTCCGCCGGTGGTGGGCGACAAGGTCAGCATTGGCGCCTTCGTGCTCACGGTCAAGGAGATGGACCACGCCGGGCACGTCACCCAGATGGGCCTCAAGTGCCCCTCGCTGCCGCGGCTGTTCTGAGCTTCGACCGGTAGGCCGCGGTCGCCCGCGTGGCCGGGCCACAACAGATATTTCCCATGGATGGAAAAGGGTCAATCGTCCGGGCGTTGACCTCGATCAAGCGCGTATCTTTGACCGACCGGTAAGTTTGCTCTCTTTGCCTGCACGAATCGGGGAGTCCGTCCATGGGAGCACCTTTGCCCGCACCGGCCGCCAGCCGGCTGTTCCTTTCGGGTAACGAAGCGGTCGCACGCGCGGTTTGGGAGACCGGCTGCAAGGTCGCCGCCGCCTATCCGGGCACGCCGTCCACCGAGATCCTGGAAGAGCTCGCGCACTACCCGGACCTGTACGCCGAATGGTCGGTGAACGAGAAGGTCTCGCTGGAAGTGGCGCTGGGCGCCTCGATGATGGGCGCGCGCGCTTTCTGCGCGATGAAGCACGTCGGCCTCAACGTGGCCTCCGACGCGCTGATGACCATGACCGTGACCGGCACCGAAGGCGGGCTGGTGATCGCCGTGGCCGACGACGTGGGCATGTCCTCCTCGCAGAACGAGCAGGATTCGCGCTTCTGGGGCCGCTTCGCCCACCTGCCGGTGCTGGAGCCGGCCGACGCGCAGGAGGCCTACGCGATGACCAAGGCGGCCTTCGAGCTGGCCGAGCGCCACCGCTGCCCGGTGATCCTGCGTCTCACCACCCGCATCTGCCACGTCAAGGGCCGTGTCGAGGTGGGCGAGCGGGTCGCCGTGGAGCCGGCCGGCTTCACCAAGGACCCGCGCCGCTGGGTGATGGTACCGGGCAACGCCAAGCCGCGCCTGCCGCTGATGTTCGAACGCGAGGCGGCGCTGGCGGCCGAAGCCGAAACCTCCGACCTGAACCCGCTGTTCGATGGCAGCGACCTTTCCGTCGGCTTCGTCGCCTCCGGTCCGGCCTTCATGCATGTGCGCGAAGCCTTCCCGGATGCGCCGCTGCTCAAGCTCGGCCTGTCCTGTCCGTTGCCGCTGCACAAGATCCGCGCGCTCGCCGGACGGGTGCAGCACCTGGTGGTGGTGGAGGAGACCGAGCCGCTGGTCGAATCCGAACTCAAGGCCGCCGGCATCCCCTGCCACGGCAAGGACATCCTGCCGCGCCTGGGCGAACTCGCCCCCGACGTGCTGCGCCCGGCGGTCGCCCGCCTGTTCGGCGGCGCGGCCCCGGCCCCGGCGCATGTGCCGGCGCAGCAGGTCTTCCCGCGTCCGCCGACCATGTGCGTGGCCTGTCCGCACCTGGGCGTGTATTACACGCTGTCGCAGATGCGCAACCTCATCATCTCCGGCGACATCGGCTGCTACACCCTGGGCGCCGGCCATCCGTGGAACGCGCTGGATACCTGCATCTCCATGGGCGCCTCGATGGGCATGGCGCTGGGCATGGACAAGGGCAGGGGGGCGGCCGACGCCAACAAGAAGGTGGTCGCGGTGATCGGCGACTCCACCTTCCTGCACATGGGCATGCAGGGCCTGCTCGACATCACCTACAACCGCGGCAACGTCACCATCCTGCTGCTCGACAACCGCGCGGTGGGCATGACCGGCGGGCAGGACAACCCGGGCACCGGGCGCGACCTGCACGGCGAGGAAGCCCAGCGGGTGGATTTCGCCAAGCTGTGCGAGGCCCTGGGAGTGAAGCGCGAGCGTATCCGCGTGGTCGATCCCTACCAGCTGCCGGTGCTGTTCAAGGCGCTGCGCGAGGAGACCAAGGTCGAGGAGCCCTCGGTGATCATCACCGACCGTCCCTGCGTGCTGATCGACCACTACCAACCCACCAAGCCCTACCTGGTGGTCGACGAGCGCTGCACCGGTTGTGGCAACTGCGTGGATGTGGGCTGTC
Encoded proteins:
- a CDS encoding response regulator transcription factor is translated as MSVLPAEPDQTIYIIDDDEALRDSLVWLLESSGYQVLAHESAEAFLAVYNEHLTGCLVLDVRMPGMSGLELFEELGRRRCTLPVIFITGHGDVPMAVSALKKGAVDFIEKPFSDRDMLGLIEQCLATERENRSKRRQEADTARRLEQLTQREREVLDLIIVGKLNKQIADVLGISIKTVEVHRARVMEKMGAHSLAELVQHVVSAEPAPPR
- a CDS encoding potassium/proton antiporter, which encodes MTSINAFLLLGGVLLFVSVLASTLSARLGLPLLLLFLFVGMLAGEDGIGGIAFHDFSTAMLVGQLALAVILLDGGLRTRIETFRVALWPAAVLATWGVIGTALLLGLFATWLLDVHWSLALLLAAIVGSTDAAAVFSLLRNSGVRLNDRVKATLEIESGANDPMAILLVTVMVEVLLQPEAASGWRFAFLLVTQMGLGALAGVAGGWVLARLLARLRLAEGLYALLIVSGGLMIFSATNAINGSGFLAIYLAGLVVGNKRCHATEHVLRVMDGLAWLAQAGMFLILGLLVTPSHLLDNAGYALGMALFLMLVARPLAVWSGLLPFHFARNEVAYISWVGLRGAVPIVLAIYPVMMGVPNSILLFDVAFAVVLVSLLVQGATVPMAARLFRVVVPPRDEPVDRLEVWVGETAALDLLEYRVAAGSRAEGRHPDDLLDEEGSDAVRCVAVVRRGNLLRTTSGTRLAQGDSVWLAAPDELAERLAKAFAAGGAGNELTAHAGFFGEFVVDPHCPAGELAAAYGFELQEDEVELPLAVMFRRRLARPPVVGDKVSIGAFVLTVKEMDHAGHVTQMGLKCPSLPRLF
- a CDS encoding ABC transporter substrate-binding protein, producing the protein MFPRAPLRLLRRACGPLLAALVLASAQAVAVEPVRIGVSGPFTGGSSPMGISMREGIRIAAAEINAGGGVLGRPIELVERDDEARNERGAQVVQELIKEGVVAGLGIVNTGVALASQRFYQQARIPVITSVATGSLITKQFLPPQHPENFVFRVSANDTLQAAMIVEEAVERRGLRRVAIFHDATNYGQLGREDLERALVERDIHPVAVERFQLRQADMLTPLRRARAAGAQAILTYGIGPELAQIANGMARMGWKAPLIGSWTLAMSNFIDNAGPNAEGARMPQTFIQEPTTERRASFLAAWKEKTGTERIPVPPAAAQGYDSALLLAAAIEQAGSTDGDRIREALEDLRTRVEGVIMTYDRPFSRTSHETITDTRDISMGEVRNGQVVFARDEDRQRAVRQ
- a CDS encoding thiamine pyrophosphate-dependent enzyme — protein: MGAPLPAPAASRLFLSGNEAVARAVWETGCKVAAAYPGTPSTEILEELAHYPDLYAEWSVNEKVSLEVALGASMMGARAFCAMKHVGLNVASDALMTMTVTGTEGGLVIAVADDVGMSSSQNEQDSRFWGRFAHLPVLEPADAQEAYAMTKAAFELAERHRCPVILRLTTRICHVKGRVEVGERVAVEPAGFTKDPRRWVMVPGNAKPRLPLMFEREAALAAEAETSDLNPLFDGSDLSVGFVASGPAFMHVREAFPDAPLLKLGLSCPLPLHKIRALAGRVQHLVVVEETEPLVESELKAAGIPCHGKDILPRLGELAPDVLRPAVARLFGGAAPAPAHVPAQQVFPRPPTMCVACPHLGVYYTLSQMRNLIISGDIGCYTLGAGHPWNALDTCISMGASMGMALGMDKGRGAADANKKVVAVIGDSTFLHMGMQGLLDITYNRGNVTILLLDNRAVGMTGGQDNPGTGRDLHGEEAQRVDFAKLCEALGVKRERIRVVDPYQLPVLFKALREETKVEEPSVIITDRPCVLIDHYQPTKPYLVVDERCTGCGNCVDVGCPAIHVTRRETEVKPSGKEVELSFVRIETSACTGCGLCVQPCAPEAIVHADPVHPIQFLRKQ
- a CDS encoding PAS domain S-box protein; translated protein: MSDSADRGQFAPTRWYWTAPYVAVVLFAVAMLALVWLLQEREVAAQRSAVARDVQWAEQTLRLHMQGTEEFLGQLARDLAAGALDPDAFQLRANQHIANNSELVNVVWVGTDELVRWSAPFDTTEWLAGDALSGPQLEPYERARDQGGPSYGLPYVNPRSNAVIEVYVPVRRGREFLGAIAAVYSIERMARHMVPGWFAEKYRLALVSPQGETLAVSSGVNELDESVSFEIPLDPPGGGLRLRATAFRTAGHLPQALPTMIIIGLSVFVLWSLWLLRTHVLRRVQVERERDRLFNLSLDMLCVVGLDGRFRRCNPAFERVLGYPPDELAGRALLDLVHAEDAATTLDHLRLLEGGEAVSFENRCRCKDGRYKWLVWSINPVREEKLVYAVAHDITGRKAAEEALRAESAFRKAMEESVLTGLRAIDLSGRIIYVNSAFCRMVGFSQDELVGAEAPFPYWPAEDVDTCQRNLELTLAGQAPSGGFEMRIRRKNGERLDARFYLSPLIDLTGKQTGWMASVTDITEPKRVRAALEAAHERFEAVLDGLDAAVFVADARTDEILFANRAFKNIHGFDAVGRTVRGVAVPQPERGDYRVDPRGLALVDLPRELFDGELQHPLSGRWYHVREQATRWVDGRVVRMGIATDITDRKQTAEVSRQQEERLQRTGRLITMGEMASTLAHELNQPLSAIANYCMGCVTRMQSGNWKQEDLLAAMQKASFQAERAGKIIRRVREFVKKSEPRRSAVPIGEVLDDAIGFAEIDARRMGVRVEEEVPEGLPAVYADRIMIEQVVLNLVKNGLDAMHDNPPEDRLLRVRARALGPLSVEVAVIDRGHGIGEEERKRLFTPFYTTKAEGMGMGLNICRSIIEFHDGRLTVESNPEGGTIFSFTLPTEAASERLARRA